In Pseudomonadota bacterium, the genomic window TGAAGTCGAAATAGATCTTGCTCGACAGGAGGAGCTGCGAGTCCGTGATCTTCACCGTCGGCTTGCCCGGCCCGCCCTCGGGGCAGCCGTCCTCGTCCTGGTAGTTGTTCCGGTCCTCGGCGATGAGCGGGCAGCCGTCGAGCTTGTCCGGCACGCCGTCCGCGTCGTTGTCCCCGTCCGGGCAGCCGTCGTCGTCGGCGAACTCGTCCGGATCCTCGGCGTCGTTCGGGCACTCATCGACCCCGTCGAGCAGGCCGTCGCCGTCGTTGTCCGGATCGATGCACTTGTCGCCGTCCTCGAACCCGTCGACGTCCTCCTCGCCGGCCTCGCAGCTCCGCCGCGTCGGATCCCAAGCAAACCCGAGGAGCGCGCGGAACATGGGCGTGCCGACCGCCGATCCCAGCCCCGGGCCGCCGCCCGCCTCGAGGATCCAGTCGGTCCGCGTGCCGTACTTGACGCCCACGAGCGCCTCCATGGGCGTCTCCTTGAGCGAGTCGAAGTCGATGCCGGCCTCGCCGAACGCCTCCGCCACGATGCGGATGCCGCCGGGCTCGCCGAAGTCGCGGACGTCGAACGCGGCGCCGGCGTTCCAGGTGAGCGCGTGGCGCTGATCGTAGTTGCCGAGGCTCGTGCGCTGGCGGATCAGGAAGCCCGCGTTGAGCCCGACCACGAGCGGGCCGAGGGAGTACGACGCGAGCGCGCGCGGCTCCAGGGTGGGCCCCGCCGTCCCGAGTAGATCCCGGCCCGACGAGGCGTAGTTCCCGACCGGCGCGGTCGCGACCGCCCCGACGCCCAGCGCGAGCCCCTTGTAGTCGAGGAGGCGCGCCTTGAGCTCGATCCGCGGATCGCCGATCCCCGCCGGCTGCAGGTCGCCGCCCGGGTCGCCGCCCTCGCCGCGCTGGTAGGCGACGACCGGCACGGCGAGGCCGACCTCGAGGAACCCGAAGAGCGAGAGCGCGGCCATGAGATCGGCCTGGAGCCGCATGGCGAGTGGGAACCGGACGTCGATTACCTCGCCGCTGGCCTGGTTGACGATCTCGCGCTTCACCGGGTGGTGCGCGTAGTGCGCCACCGCCCCGGCGTTCCACTCGAGGTGGAGCTTGGTGGTCGGCAGCGTCAGGTCGAAGAACGACTCGGAGCTCGTCGACGGGCGGAACACGTCGACCGCGAGCCCGTCGCCCGGCCCGGCCCGGACGGCTTGCGGCAACACGAGGAGCGCGGCGGCGA contains:
- a CDS encoding OmpA family protein: MFEKYRTPLKTCLLASLAAALLVLPQAVRAGPGDGLAVDVFRPSTSSESFFDLTLPTTKLHLEWNAGAVAHYAHHPVKREIVNQASGEVIDVRFPLAMRLQADLMAALSLFGFLEVGLAVPVVAYQRGEGGDPGGDLQPAGIGDPRIELKARLLDYKGLALGVGAVATAPVGNYASSGRDLLGTAGPTLEPRALASYSLGPLVVGLNAGFLIRQRTSLGNYDQRHALTWNAGAAFDVRDFGEPGGIRIVAEAFGEAGIDFDSLKETPMEALVGVKYGTRTDWILEAGGGPGLGSAVGTPMFRALLGFAWDPTRRSCEAGEEDVDGFEDGDKCIDPDNDGDGLLDGVDECPNDAEDPDEFADDDGCPDGDNDADGVPDKLDGCPLIAEDRNNYQDEDGCPEGGPGKPTVKITDSQLLLSSKIYFDFNKAVISPISYGILDAVAEAMLANPQIALIRVEGHTDNEGTPEYNLQLSNDRAKAVVDYLIGKSVPPERLTYEGYGFERPKASNTSEEGRAINRRVEFTIVKKE